TGTCAATCAATTGACTACTTCATCAGTCACTTGATTAAGTTTAGTTACTTTACCCTGTAACATGTATTTTATTCACTAAAATAACAAGCAGATAGAGATGAAAGTAGCAGGGTCATTTGATCTAGGaagtatatatatgttaaaataatgtTGCTAAAACTTACCGCAAAGTTTGTAATAGTGAACACTAGAATTAAAGGTCATAAAGGCTATTTGACGTCTGCAGTCACCTGGGATCCGATCAATCAACGCTTCTAAACGTTTACAGGCAAGCTGTAAATAACCAGTAGCAATTGCATTATGACTGACATCAAAACAGAAAAGGTAAGTAGCCGGTTGAGGAGGACGAACTGTATATTCTGAAGGCGCAATAAATTCTACAGTAGCAGAACGAATTTCGGGTCTTCTAGAAGGGTCACCATAAGTTTGAGTTCCAGGGTCATAGTAAAATTCATCTGGGATAGTATTAGCCAGAAAGCAAACACTACACCTCCAGCGTCGACCGGAATCCATAAACTGTACGAACGGGTTGATATAAGTACGACAAGACCTACAACGTACTATGGTAGTTGAACTAATAGTGTGTAGACTACTCATATCTCGAAACGGATGCATAACAAGACCAAGAGGTAAACGACACTGAGTCAAAAGTTTTGAAGTTGATGGAACATTTGTTAACGTACATCGCATCACGTCTTGATCACAATTAATctgaaaaatcaaaacaaatcaAAAGCATAAACAAAGTACTGTAAAACCTATAAATGATGGTGAGTTTTGTTAAAATACGTAAAATTAATCAGACGACCTAAAATTAACTGAACTGAGGATACTGGAAGGATTTATAACATATACACACAAAATGATATGCATAACTATTAAACATAACCGTAATATAACGCAAGTTGAGTTTACAAAGTTCTTCAGAAAACGACTACAAAACAATATCCAGTGAAAAGAATTTGAATCCATAACTTGAAAATCATATTGATACTAAGGTAGGACTACGCACAAAAACAACGCGTGACCGTAGAATAGATTTACACAATTTCGGGTCTTCACAGAAGGATAGACTATAGTATTCAACTTTATAAGTGACCATATATTTACAAGTAAGGACGTTATACACTAACTATTCAGGGcaattttcaaaattttatcAAAACGTTCAGAACTTAGTTTCATTAAGACCAAGAAAATAAGTGTACACAGACTACACAAAAATGTAGTTCCTGATGAGGTGACTAAGCGTAGCAAAAAATTCACAATCATGGCTCCTAAAACAACACACTCCGATAAGGGAAACTGTAGGCGCTAATTAGATTACTCTACACAATATCAGGCTTCCCAATACCAAACAGACTAAATGAAGTAATTAATAGGATGACAAAGATGTCCAGTCATATCTACAAACCATCTGAATAAAACGAATGCAAGTATTGAACCCTATTATGATTAAAAAGGGCTACATATGCCAACATATTACAGTGGTTAAGAATCTAATCTCGATAACCGTTTGATGATCACCAATCAACTATTTGCCCAAGCATTTGTCTAAGTACATCAGATATTCAACAAGaatatcattttaataattaacaatGAAGTCATTATATTCACCGACTACCATCCCCAAGGATTTCTGCTGATAACCCCTTAGGATTAGTCACTCTCGGGTCAAAAAATACCTTGCTTACTGGAGTAGTCAATGCAGGTTTGGGTGGTAGATCAGGTCCATCTGATGGTAACAAACAACGTTCTTGAAGAAGGTTGATTGGTGTTTTTAAACTGTTCCAGTCAGATACAGACGCTACAGTTCCTGGTGTTCGAAAAACACCGGATTGTTCATAAGCTGTATGTCGAGGTGTGACAGGCTGTAGAGTATTTCCAGGTCTTGGAAGAGGTGGTTGCGGGTGACTTTGATGTGTTGTATTATTGGTCATCATGGGAACTGGAGGTAATGGTGGAGTCATTCCATACGATCCGACAGAATTGGAAATTGCATGCACCTCATTCGTGACATGTGGTGGGTAGAGACTAGGCGATTTAACAAATGGGTCCATATTATAAGCTGTTGTGGAAGGTAGTACATTCTGTCCAGGAGTAAGTGTTCTTGGATTTGTGGGCAACACGGGACTAGGTTTATCAAATTGAGGATTAAGAGATgaatgctgttgttgctcaCCATAAACTTGAGAAACTGCTTGCATATTGGTAAACTCTGATGTGGGGTGACCACCTGAATTTAACGGAACGGATGAACGATACTCGAAGTTCGAAGGCTGAGAATAACCAGTGTAGTCACACACTGAAGTAGAACCACCTTGTGAAGTATAGGCCTGATTATTTTCCATAGTAGGTGAATGTAGGGGACTATAAACCGACGGATTGTATTGATTAGATGCATTAAAATCCGAGTAAGAACTTGCATGAAAGGATGAATTGGAAATAGTATTTGTGGTTGGAAAAGACTGCAAATGTGGATTTGTTTCATACGGCCGAGGCGGATGAAGAAAACCTGTAATACAAAAAACATGAAATAAAGTACAAGATGACAATCTTTGGACGAAATCGAGTAGGTCTTACAATCTGTATGGATATTTAGTGAATGattcaaaagaaataaaaaaccgACTGCTTAGATACATTTAACTGGTCAGCTGAAACGTAAAACAATTCATTAATCTCAAAATGTCAATACAGCtcaacaaacaaaacaaaccaCATAATGGACTATGGATCAGACTTGAGTGTGACACTTGATTATATCACCAACCTGCTTGGAACCATGGCAATTAAGTGAATATAAACTTATATGATCCAATATGTGTTAGGTCTCACACGTATAAACACTTCTGCCTAACATTAATAACACTTAAATTTCTGCACAAGCAAACTTAGCATATAGTATATCATAAGCATGCACTTGAGCGATAAATCTTTATGACCATCTCATCAAGTAATTTACGTTTGATCAACTACTTATCCTACCATAAAAACCTAGTCTTTTTTGGAGTTATGGATATGTTCTACACTATATGGTGAAATTAGGTACATTACaaaaatatgattatttagTAGTCTGTTTCCATCCTTTTGTGAACAGCATCGTATGGGGGggcaataaataaaatatactttatAGCAACGAACGTCAATGGCACATTTCAAAGTAAATAAAGAGGTTTAAATGTATctaatatgttatatatatatatatatatattacctgATGTAGGCCTGGTGGTGGGTATGTACGCTAAATTCGTATTATTGGTAGTAACAGGCAGACCATTTATACCATAATCAGGTGGAGTTGCTGATACAAGCTGTGGAACCGAGCAATTTAGTTGCTGATTTTGAGTTCCTGAAGGAATAGTGAATAACCCAGATGATGGTGTAGAATTCTGAAAGGATTGATTTGAATTACGTCCTTCCATACAATTGAGAGTATTAGGATAAACCGGATATTGATGAAGATCTGTTGTTGATTGTGTTAATCCCCGATTAGCCTAAAATACACGAGTAAAGAGTCGTTTAGACTTAAAAATGATCAAATACTTGTGAAGTGGAAACGCGATAATACTAGATCTGGTCCAGTTAGTACAAATTGGATAGCCAGCTAGTGTTAATAGTCACTACATCTTTTGTGTACATCAAGACTTAGTACAAGAGTTTATACTTAGTATATGAGCTATATCAATGAACGAATTTGAGATGGTTTCAACATACAAGTCATACTATGCTGGTTTGCAAAGGAACAGGAAACAAGAACTGCAAATAACAACAAACAGTGACTCGTTAATCCACACAATCGATGTCCTCACAAGGATATGTTTTTTTAAGTCAAGATTTCTTTCGAAAACTTCACACTATTAGCCACACCTAAGACGAGGATAAATTCTGTCATAATTCCTAATTGAGCAATTTATTACAAGGAGTATATAAGTAGTAACGGGGAATGGTGAAGCGACAGTCTAATGTTCGAAACGTTTGTCTTCCAACAACTAGGTTGCAATTTTAAATAATGTTCCATCTATTAGGATTTTAGAAGCCAAGTAGTACTAACAACCTAAATA
The genomic region above belongs to Schistosoma haematobium chromosome 2, whole genome shotgun sequence and contains:
- the SEC24A gene encoding Protein transport protein Sec24A (EggNog:ENOG410V5WN~COG:U), which gives rise to MSNPEMPYFPQANYSRNSIPNTNWNDFSHKSPLKQQHLLNNNEGTPEANRGLTQSTTDLHQYPVYPNTLNCMEGRNSNQSFQNSTPSSGLFTIPSGTQNQQLNCSVPQLVSATPPDYGINGLPVTTNNTNLAYIPTTRPTSGFLHPPRPYETNPHLQSFPTTNTISNSSFHASSYSDFNASNQYNPSVYSPLHSPTMENNQAYTSQGGSTSVCDYTGYSQPSNFEYRSSVPLNSGGHPTSEFTNMQAVSQVYGEQQQHSSLNPQFDKPSPVLPTNPRTLTPGQNVLPSTTAYNMDPFVKSPSLYPPHVTNEVHAISNSVGSYGMTPPLPPVPMMTNNTTHQSHPQPPLPRPGNTLQPVTPRHTAYEQSGVFRTPGTVASVSDWNSLKTPINLLQERCLLPSDGPDLPPKPALTTPINCDQDVMRCTLTNVPSTSKLLTQCRLPLGLVMHPFRDMSSLHTISSTTIVRCRSCRTYINPFVQFMDSGRRWRCSVCFLANTIPDEFYYDPGTQTYGDPSRRPEIRSATVEFIAPSEYTVRPPQPATYLFCFDVSHNAIATGYLQLACKRLEALIDRIPGDCRRQIAFMTFNSSVHYYKLCGETMRMLICPDLEEIFLPDDEGLINRVEDSADSLRDFLLHLPENFIGTNDTGNCLGSALQAALKLIGAVGGRITVFTTCLPTVGSGALSLREEPCDRSSVDVKHLGPSTDFYKTYALDCSHKQDFPSPHSRIFSRITS